In Streptomyces sp. SN-593, a single genomic region encodes these proteins:
- a CDS encoding chaplin produces MRQILSRSLLTVAAASSVLAATGGYAQADSGGDSTASGSPGLLSGNSVQVPVEVPVNACGNTVDAAGLLNPSFGNSCSNESSPAPTTPPRQAPPRTEAPPAPTTPPAQPVVEHHQLAETGIARHEAGFAGAAGAALLLGGALLYRRSHTAARSARATARTR; encoded by the coding sequence ATGCGACAGATCCTGAGCCGGAGTCTGCTCACCGTCGCTGCCGCGAGCAGCGTCCTGGCCGCGACCGGGGGGTACGCACAGGCGGATTCCGGCGGCGACAGCACCGCCAGCGGTTCGCCCGGCCTCCTGTCGGGCAACTCCGTGCAGGTCCCGGTGGAAGTGCCGGTCAACGCGTGCGGCAACACGGTCGACGCCGCCGGGCTGTTGAACCCCTCGTTCGGCAACTCGTGCAGCAACGAGTCGTCCCCCGCGCCGACCACGCCGCCCCGGCAGGCGCCGCCGCGCACCGAGGCCCCGCCCGCCCCGACGACGCCGCCGGCCCAGCCGGTCGTCGAGCACCACCAGCTTGCCGAGACCGGTATCGCCCGGCACGAGGCGGGTTTCGCGGGCGCCGCGGGTGCGGCCCTGCTGCTCGGCGGTGCACTGCTCTACCGGCGCTCCCACACCGCCGCCAGGTCCGCCCGCGCCACCGCCCGCACGCGCTGA
- a CDS encoding chaplin: MKYSKVAAVAAGTLMAAGAAVPAFASSGAGAVAAGSPGVLSGNVIQVPVHVPVNLCGNTVNVIALLNPAFGNTCVNADN; encoded by the coding sequence GTGAAGTACTCGAAGGTCGCAGCGGTCGCCGCCGGCACCCTGATGGCAGCCGGTGCCGCTGTCCCCGCGTTCGCCAGCTCCGGCGCCGGTGCGGTCGCCGCCGGTTCGCCGGGCGTGCTGTCGGGCAACGTCATCCAGGTCCCGGTGCACGTCCCGGTCAACCTGTGCGGCAACACCGTCAACGTGATCGCCCTGCTGAACCCCGCGTTCGGCAACACCTGCGTCAACGCGGACAACTGA
- a CDS encoding precorrin-2 C(20)-methyltransferase, producing the protein MSSGLSAAHEATAPDGSGVGRLYGVGLGPGDPKLLTVRAVEVISAADVVAYHSARHGRSIARGIAAGYLREGQVEEKLVYPVTTETTDHPGGYQGAMEEFYERAAARLAAHLDAGRSVAVLAEGDPLFYGSYMHMHKRLADRYPTEVVPGVTSMAGAAARLGTPLVEGEESLTVLPGTLPEEELAARLAAADTAVVLKLGRTFPAVRRALERSGRLAEARYVERATMAGERTAELAGVDPESVPYFAMAVLPSRGGATEPAAVPAALPAQERAEEAADGRGGPGNVVVVGTGPAGPLWLTPETRGALASADDLVGYTTYLDRVPVRAGQRRHGSDNKVEAERAEFALDLARRGRRVAVVSGGDPGVFAMATAVVEAASRPPYRDVPIRVLPGVTAANAAAARAGAPLGHDYAAVSLSDRLKPWEVIAERLRAAASADLVLALYNPGSKSRTWQVAEARKLLLEHRAPDTPVVVARDVGGPGERVRIVRLDDLDPEEVDMRTLLIVGSSQTRTVVRGDGEQIVWTPRTYPRS; encoded by the coding sequence ATGAGCAGCGGCCTTTCCGCGGCGCACGAGGCGACCGCTCCCGACGGCTCCGGCGTGGGGCGGCTCTACGGGGTCGGCCTCGGTCCGGGCGACCCGAAACTGCTGACGGTGCGGGCCGTGGAGGTGATCTCGGCGGCCGACGTCGTGGCGTACCACAGCGCGCGGCACGGCCGGTCGATCGCCCGGGGGATCGCGGCGGGGTACCTGCGCGAGGGCCAGGTCGAGGAGAAGCTGGTCTATCCGGTCACCACGGAGACCACCGACCACCCCGGCGGCTACCAGGGCGCGATGGAGGAGTTCTACGAGCGGGCCGCGGCGCGGCTGGCCGCGCACCTGGACGCGGGGCGGAGCGTGGCGGTGCTGGCCGAGGGCGACCCGCTCTTCTACGGGTCGTACATGCACATGCACAAGCGGCTGGCCGACCGGTACCCGACGGAGGTCGTGCCCGGGGTGACGTCGATGGCGGGCGCGGCCGCGCGGCTGGGGACGCCGCTGGTGGAGGGCGAGGAGTCGCTGACGGTGCTGCCCGGCACGCTGCCGGAGGAGGAGCTCGCGGCGCGGCTGGCGGCGGCGGACACCGCGGTGGTGCTGAAGCTGGGCCGGACGTTCCCGGCGGTGCGGCGGGCGCTGGAGCGGTCCGGGCGGTTGGCCGAGGCGCGGTACGTCGAGCGGGCCACCATGGCGGGTGAGCGGACCGCGGAACTCGCCGGGGTGGACCCGGAGTCGGTGCCGTACTTCGCCATGGCGGTGCTGCCGAGCCGGGGCGGCGCGACGGAGCCGGCGGCGGTACCGGCGGCACTGCCCGCGCAGGAGCGGGCCGAGGAGGCGGCGGACGGCCGCGGCGGGCCGGGGAACGTCGTGGTGGTGGGCACCGGTCCGGCCGGCCCGCTGTGGCTGACCCCCGAGACGCGCGGCGCGCTGGCCTCGGCGGACGACCTGGTCGGCTACACCACGTACCTGGACCGGGTGCCGGTCAGGGCCGGCCAGCGGCGGCACGGCAGCGACAACAAGGTGGAGGCCGAGCGGGCCGAGTTCGCGCTCGACCTCGCCCGCAGGGGGCGGCGGGTGGCCGTGGTCTCCGGCGGCGACCCGGGGGTGTTCGCGATGGCCACCGCCGTGGTGGAGGCCGCCTCCCGGCCGCCGTACCGGGACGTGCCGATACGGGTGCTGCCCGGCGTGACCGCGGCGAACGCGGCGGCCGCGCGGGCCGGTGCTCCGCTCGGCCACGACTACGCGGCCGTCTCCCTGTCGGACCGGCTCAAGCCGTGGGAGGTCATCGCCGAGCGGCTGCGCGCGGCCGCCTCCGCGGACCTGGTGCTGGCGCTGTACAACCCGGGGTCGAAGAGCCGCACGTGGCAGGTGGCCGAGGCGCGCAAGCTGCTGCTGGAGCACCGCGCCCCCGACACCCCCGTGGTGGTCGCCCGCGACGTCGGCGGCCCGGGCGAGCGGGTGCGGATCGTCCGCCTCGACGATCTGGACCCGGAGGAGGTCGACATGCGCACCCTGCTGATCGTCGGCTCCTCGCAGACCAGGACCGTGGTGCGCGGGGACGGCGAGCAGATCGTCTGGACGCCGCGGACCTACCCCCGGTCCTGA
- the cbiE gene encoding precorrin-6y C5,15-methyltransferase (decarboxylating) subunit CbiE: MTVVGIGADGWDGLPEASRAALRAADAVIGGPRQLDLLPPECAGQRVPWPSPLRPAVPGLLAAHAGRRLAVLASGDPFFHGIGRALAEEAGPEALRVLPHPSSVSYACARLGWPVEDTAVVTLVGRPAATLAAALHHRRRLVVLSAGAATPAEVAALLRDRGFGPSRLRVLEQLGGPRERVAADGTADGWAHPPGDPLNVVAVDCRRGAGAPRLGAVPGLPDEAYDHDGQLTKRHVRAATLAALAPAPGELLWDVGGGSGSIAIEWMRAHPSCRAVAVERDPVRAARITANADRLGVPALRVATGAAPAALAGLPAPDAVFVGGGLTAPGLLDACWDALAAGGRLVANTVTLESEALLAAHYRRRGGDLVRLAVAHAAPVGTFTGWRQAMPVTQWSVVKPADPAGAEDL, encoded by the coding sequence GTGACCGTCGTCGGCATCGGCGCCGACGGCTGGGACGGGCTGCCCGAGGCGTCCCGGGCCGCGTTGCGCGCCGCGGACGCGGTGATCGGCGGCCCGCGCCAACTCGACCTGCTGCCACCGGAGTGCGCCGGGCAGCGGGTGCCGTGGCCCTCGCCGCTGCGGCCCGCGGTGCCCGGGCTGCTCGCGGCCCACGCCGGCCGCCGGCTCGCTGTGCTGGCCAGCGGGGACCCGTTCTTCCACGGCATCGGCCGGGCCCTGGCGGAGGAGGCCGGCCCGGAGGCGCTGCGGGTACTGCCGCACCCCTCGTCGGTCTCCTACGCCTGTGCCCGGCTCGGTTGGCCGGTCGAGGACACCGCGGTCGTCACTCTCGTCGGGCGCCCCGCGGCGACGCTGGCCGCCGCCCTGCACCACCGCCGCCGCCTGGTCGTGCTCAGCGCCGGCGCGGCCACCCCTGCCGAGGTCGCCGCGCTGCTGCGCGACCGCGGCTTCGGGCCGAGCCGCCTGCGGGTGCTGGAGCAACTCGGCGGCCCCCGTGAGCGGGTGGCGGCCGACGGCACCGCCGACGGCTGGGCGCACCCGCCCGGCGACCCGCTCAACGTCGTCGCCGTCGACTGCCGCCGCGGCGCCGGCGCCCCGCGGCTCGGCGCGGTGCCCGGGCTCCCGGACGAGGCGTACGACCACGACGGGCAGCTCACCAAGCGCCATGTGCGCGCCGCCACCCTCGCCGCGCTCGCCCCCGCGCCCGGCGAACTGCTCTGGGACGTCGGAGGCGGCTCCGGATCGATCGCGATCGAGTGGATGCGCGCGCACCCGTCCTGCCGCGCGGTGGCCGTCGAGCGCGACCCGGTCCGGGCCGCCCGCATCACCGCCAACGCCGACCGGCTCGGCGTGCCCGCGCTGCGGGTCGCCACCGGCGCCGCGCCCGCCGCGCTGGCCGGACTCCCGGCCCCCGACGCCGTGTTCGTCGGCGGCGGGCTCACCGCGCCCGGCCTGCTCGACGCCTGCTGGGACGCGCTCGCGGCCGGCGGCCGGCTCGTCGCGAACACCGTCACCCTGGAGTCCGAGGCGCTGCTCGCCGCGCACTACCGCCGACGCGGCGGCGACCTCGTCCGGCTGGCCGTCGCGCACGCGGCACCCGTGGGGACGTTCACCGGCTGGCGTCAGGCGATGCCGGTCACCCAGTGGTCGGTGGTCAAGCCGGCCGATCCGGCAGGAGCGGAAGACCTATGA
- a CDS encoding rodlin codes for MIKKMLAGAALAASVAAVGAAAAPQAMAIGNDGGTTTVNGNGAEQAYGNTHTGGTQSPQIGLVQGTLNKPCLGVPVKANVGSLIGLVPITVQDVNVLTSPQNQQCTENSTQAQGDEPLSHVLSNIPVLSGNGVANH; via the coding sequence ATGATCAAGAAGATGCTTGCCGGTGCTGCTCTCGCCGCGTCGGTCGCCGCTGTCGGTGCCGCCGCCGCTCCGCAGGCCATGGCGATCGGCAACGACGGTGGCACCACCACGGTGAACGGCAACGGCGCCGAGCAGGCGTACGGCAACACCCACACCGGTGGCACCCAGAGCCCGCAGATCGGCCTGGTCCAGGGCACCCTGAACAAGCCCTGCCTCGGCGTGCCGGTGAAGGCCAACGTCGGCTCGCTGATCGGCCTGGTGCCGATCACCGTCCAGGACGTCAACGTGCTGACCTCGCCGCAGAACCAGCAGTGCACCGAGAACTCCACCCAGGCCCAGGGCGACGAGCCGCTGTCGCACGTGCTCAGCAACATCCCGGTGCTGTCCGGCAACGGCGTGGCCAACCACTGA
- a CDS encoding cobalt-precorrin-6A reductase: protein MHVLILGGTTEARELAGLLAERGRTVTSSLAGRVSAPRLPRGTVRIGGFGGPRGLAEWLRDHHVTALVDATHPFAARISANAAEAAARTGVPLLALRRPGWTPAPGDRWHPADSLAHAAHLLPALADRVFLTTGRSGLAAFAGLDDLWFLVRSVDPPEGVLPRRTEVLLDRGPYTLQGEREVLREHRIGVLVTKDSGGAATAAKLVAAREAGLPVVVVRRPPAVEGVEVAEDVERAARWVRERTG, encoded by the coding sequence GTGCACGTGCTGATCCTCGGCGGCACCACCGAGGCGAGGGAACTCGCGGGGCTCCTCGCCGAGCGCGGGCGCACCGTGACGTCGTCGCTCGCCGGCCGCGTCTCCGCCCCCCGCCTCCCGCGGGGCACCGTGCGGATCGGCGGCTTCGGCGGCCCACGGGGACTGGCCGAATGGCTCCGCGACCACCACGTGACCGCACTGGTCGACGCCACCCACCCCTTCGCCGCGAGGATCAGCGCGAACGCCGCGGAGGCCGCCGCGCGGACGGGGGTGCCGCTGCTCGCGCTGCGCCGCCCGGGCTGGACCCCGGCCCCGGGCGACCGCTGGCACCCGGCGGACTCCCTCGCGCACGCCGCGCACCTGCTGCCCGCCCTCGCCGACCGGGTGTTCCTGACCACCGGCCGCAGCGGGCTCGCCGCGTTCGCCGGACTGGACGACCTGTGGTTCCTGGTGCGGTCGGTGGACCCCCCGGAGGGGGTGCTGCCGCGCCGGACGGAGGTGCTGCTCGACCGGGGTCCGTACACGCTCCAGGGGGAGCGGGAGGTGCTGCGGGAGCACCGGATCGGGGTGCTGGTGACGAAGGACAGCGGGGGCGCGGCCACGGCCGCGAAGCTGGTGGCGGCGCGGGAGGCGGGCCTGCCGGTGGTCGTGGTGCGCCGGCCGCCGGCGGTGGAGGGGGTGGAGGTCGCGGAGGACGTGGAGCGGGCGGCGCGGTGGGTGCGGGAACGGACGGGCTGA
- a CDS encoding precorrin-3B synthase, with protein sequence MSTAPDLPVRPPRPDADACSTGGGAQPAGTGAPVPDGAGLLRDRGDACPGALRLHPADDGALARVRIPGGVLDAAQAERLGEAARRFGDGDVHLTSRGNVQLRGLDAGCGAELAQLLGAAGLLPSATHERVRNVVASPLSGLDGRGHLDVGDWLRELDGLLCGSPAAAALSGRFLFALDDGRGDVAALAPDVTLRAAPDGTALLAVGRNAALRVTAADAPRAALLAAELFLAEAASEGGEPSAWRVADLPDRGAALTAELAGRLPAPPAPGPEPAPAADPAPAPVAVAARGKAASPAAPDGTRSGAVPAAPDGTRAKSAPTTTDGTRAKSAPTTTDHGTGEKAGPTPTADHGTRAEPAPTATDHGTEERSAPTAPPSAASADAFPALGPVAHPAAPGGPLALSVLAPLGRLTADQWRALCALAARTPAAHLRLTPWRGAVVPGVPADRAREELAALAAAGLVTDAASPWVGVSACAGRPGCAKSLADVRADAAALVRSAPGDAEPSRPAPGSAEPGGGGAPADGAPRPGGPAAPRLLPVHWSGCPRRCGRPRTADRVEVVATPDGYRVDLFHRAAATPGTPSRSVHPGPPDLAATVAAARRGAPTE encoded by the coding sequence ATGTCCACCGCCCCCGACCTGCCCGTCCGGCCGCCCCGGCCGGACGCCGACGCCTGTTCCACGGGCGGCGGCGCGCAACCGGCGGGCACCGGCGCACCGGTGCCGGACGGCGCCGGCCTGCTGCGGGACCGGGGGGACGCCTGCCCGGGCGCCCTGCGCCTGCACCCCGCCGACGACGGCGCGTTGGCCCGCGTCCGGATTCCCGGCGGCGTGCTGGACGCGGCGCAGGCCGAGCGGTTGGGCGAGGCGGCCCGGCGGTTCGGCGACGGTGACGTCCATCTCACTTCGCGCGGCAACGTCCAACTGCGCGGCCTGGACGCGGGTTGCGGAGCGGAGCTGGCCCAACTGCTGGGCGCCGCCGGGCTGCTGCCCTCGGCCACCCACGAGCGCGTACGGAACGTCGTGGCCTCGCCGCTGTCCGGCCTCGACGGGCGGGGGCACCTGGACGTCGGGGACTGGCTGCGGGAGCTGGACGGGCTGCTGTGCGGCAGCCCGGCCGCCGCGGCGCTGTCCGGGCGGTTCCTCTTCGCGCTGGACGACGGGCGCGGCGACGTCGCGGCCCTGGCGCCCGACGTGACGCTGCGCGCGGCGCCCGACGGGACCGCGCTGCTGGCGGTCGGCCGCAACGCGGCCCTGCGCGTGACCGCCGCCGACGCGCCCCGGGCCGCCCTGCTCGCCGCGGAGCTCTTCCTCGCCGAGGCCGCGTCCGAGGGCGGCGAGCCCAGCGCGTGGCGGGTGGCCGACCTGCCCGACCGCGGCGCGGCCCTCACCGCCGAACTCGCCGGCCGCCTCCCCGCGCCGCCCGCGCCCGGACCCGAGCCGGCGCCCGCGGCCGACCCCGCGCCCGCTCCCGTGGCCGTGGCCGCCCGGGGGAAGGCCGCCTCCCCGGCCGCCCCCGACGGCACCCGGTCCGGAGCCGTCCCCGCCGCCCCCGACGGCACCCGGGCGAAGTCCGCACCCACCACCACCGACGGCACCCGGGCGAAGTCCGCCCCCACCACCACCGACCACGGCACCGGGGAGAAGGCCGGCCCTACCCCCACCGCCGACCACGGCACCCGGGCGGAGCCAGCACCCACCGCCACCGACCACGGCACCGAGGAGCGGTCCGCACCCACCGCCCCACCCTCCGCCGCCTCCGCCGACGCCTTCCCCGCGCTCGGCCCCGTCGCGCACCCGGCCGCCCCCGGCGGCCCCCTCGCGCTCTCCGTCCTCGCGCCCCTCGGCCGCCTGACCGCCGACCAGTGGCGCGCCCTGTGCGCGCTCGCCGCCCGCACCCCGGCCGCGCACCTGCGGCTCACCCCGTGGCGGGGCGCCGTCGTCCCGGGCGTGCCCGCCGACCGGGCCCGGGAGGAGCTGGCCGCGCTGGCGGCGGCCGGGCTGGTGACGGACGCGGCCTCCCCGTGGGTCGGCGTGAGCGCGTGCGCCGGGCGGCCCGGATGCGCGAAGTCGCTCGCCGACGTCCGCGCGGACGCGGCCGCCCTCGTCCGCTCCGCCCCCGGGGACGCCGAGCCCTCCCGCCCCGCCCCCGGGAGCGCGGAACCCGGGGGCGGCGGCGCACCGGCGGACGGCGCCCCCCGCCCCGGCGGCCCCGCGGCCCCCCGCCTCCTGCCCGTCCACTGGTCCGGCTGCCCCCGCCGCTGCGGCCGCCCCCGCACCGCCGACCGCGTCGAGGTCGTCGCGACCCCCGACGGCTACCGTGTGGACCTCTTCCACCGGGCGGCCGCGACCCCCGGCACCCCGTCCCGTAGCGTCCATCCCGGCCCCCCTGACCTCGCCGCCACCGTGGCGGCCGCGCGCCGCGGCGCGCCGACCGAATGA
- a CDS encoding precorrin-8X methylmutase: MSPVPPGSAYPYAYEKDGAAIYRRSFATIRAEADLGGLPADVSQVAVRMIHACGMVDLVADLAYSPGVVARARAALRAGAPILCDAAMVASGVTRRRLPADNEVVCTLGDPSVPALAAELGTTRTAAALELWRERLDGAVVAVGNAPTALFRLLELVAEGAPRPAAVIGVPVGFVGAAESKQALATDPSGLDHLVVHGRRGGSAIAAAALNAIASEEE, from the coding sequence GTGTCCCCGGTCCCCCCGGGCTCCGCGTACCCGTACGCGTACGAGAAGGACGGCGCGGCCATCTACCGCCGGTCCTTCGCCACGATCCGCGCCGAGGCGGACCTCGGCGGCCTGCCCGCGGACGTCTCCCAGGTCGCGGTGCGGATGATCCACGCCTGCGGGATGGTCGACCTGGTGGCCGACCTCGCGTACTCGCCCGGCGTGGTGGCGCGGGCCCGCGCGGCGCTGCGGGCGGGGGCACCCATCCTGTGCGACGCGGCGATGGTCGCCAGCGGGGTGACCCGCAGACGGCTGCCCGCGGACAACGAGGTCGTCTGCACGCTCGGCGACCCCTCGGTGCCCGCGCTGGCCGCCGAACTCGGCACCACCCGCACCGCGGCGGCCCTGGAGCTGTGGCGCGAGCGGCTCGACGGGGCCGTCGTCGCCGTCGGCAACGCGCCCACCGCGCTGTTCCGGCTGCTGGAACTCGTGGCCGAGGGCGCGCCGCGGCCGGCCGCGGTGATCGGCGTCCCGGTCGGCTTCGTCGGCGCGGCCGAGTCGAAGCAGGCGCTGGCCACCGACCCGTCGGGCCTCGACCACCTGGTCGTCCACGGCAGGCGCGGCGGCAGCGCCATCGCGGCGGCCGCACTCAACGCGATCGCGAGCGAGGAAGAATGA
- the cobM gene encoding precorrin-4 C(11)-methyltransferase, with protein sequence MTVHFIGAGPGAADLITVRGARLLASCRVCLYAGSLVPRELLADCPPGAELVDTARMDLDEITDALVRAHRDGHDVARLHSGDPSVFSAVAEQMRRLDAAGVPYEVVPGVPAFAAAAAALKRELTVPAVGQTVILTRVAQRATPMPPGEDLPTLAASGALLVLHLAAGYAERVVAELTPHYGADCPAAVVAYASRADEVVLRGTLATVAAQVAAAGIRRTAVIMVGRTLGASSFPDSHLYSPLRGRP encoded by the coding sequence ATGACCGTGCACTTCATCGGCGCCGGGCCCGGCGCCGCCGACCTCATCACAGTGCGCGGCGCGCGGCTGCTGGCCTCCTGCCGGGTCTGCCTGTACGCCGGGAGCCTGGTGCCGCGCGAACTGCTCGCTGACTGCCCGCCGGGGGCGGAACTCGTGGACACCGCGCGGATGGACCTGGACGAGATCACCGACGCGCTGGTACGGGCGCACCGCGACGGCCACGACGTGGCGCGGCTGCACTCCGGGGATCCTTCGGTGTTCAGCGCGGTGGCCGAGCAGATGCGCCGGCTCGACGCGGCCGGGGTGCCGTACGAGGTGGTGCCCGGGGTGCCCGCCTTCGCGGCGGCCGCGGCCGCGCTCAAGCGGGAGTTGACGGTGCCGGCGGTCGGGCAGACGGTGATCCTCACGAGGGTCGCGCAGCGGGCCACGCCCATGCCGCCGGGGGAGGACCTGCCGACGCTCGCGGCCAGCGGGGCGCTGCTGGTGCTGCACCTCGCGGCGGGGTACGCCGAGCGCGTCGTCGCCGAGTTGACGCCGCACTACGGGGCGGACTGCCCGGCCGCCGTCGTCGCCTACGCCAGCAGGGCGGACGAGGTCGTCCTGCGGGGGACGCTCGCGACGGTGGCCGCGCAGGTGGCGGCGGCGGGAATCCGCCGCACCGCCGTCATCATGGTCGGGCGCACCCTGGGGGCTTCGTCCTTTCCCGACAGCCACCTGTACTCGCCCCTCCGGGGGCGCCCCTGA